A single window of Tiliqua scincoides isolate rTilSci1 chromosome 10, rTilSci1.hap2, whole genome shotgun sequence DNA harbors:
- the CCNP gene encoding cyclin-P — protein sequence MVPRQAAGSDIASALAPAIVRELVEEKREPLKSKSNKGLNGDLKGTRKEKDQGSYKQEALPEKLGATCPKTPAVPSLQRAVPVSESLAEELSQAMLRLDMGLEQEYAYDIFSSLQKQPCYAFGKSDVPPPMTAEMRALVIDWVVQVHEYLGLAESTLYLATYLMSAYMRVGKVRVPRLQLLGIACLFLACKVEESTLPTPARLCFMMEDAFTQKDLLRMERKILSRLKFELHYTNPAHLLCLLAQVGHCTLELQNLAMYFMELTLLEVDCLCFEPAQLSLAALCLAQRVLREAGSSGLEASQEASPRLLTYSESELAAVHPFMARAALRGAGSTLRGTFLKYSRPQKLGVSTSPSLAASNYLHCCLGSPSP from the exons CTG GTGGAGGAGAAACGAGAACCCCTGAAAAGCAAGAGCAACAAAGGCTTGAATGGAGACCTTAAAGGCACCCGAAAG GAGAAAGACCAGGGGAGCTACAAACAAGAAGCCTTGCCTGAGAAGCTGGGAGCCACCTGCCCCAAAACCCCGGCAGTGCCCTCgctgcagagag CTGTGCCGGTCTCAGAATCCCTGGCCGAGGAGCTGTCTCAAGCCATGCTGCGGCTGGACATGGGCCTGGAACAGGAGTATGCCTATGACATTTTCAGCAGCTTG cagaaGCAGCCATGCTACGCATTTGGGAAGTCTGACGTGCCACCACCTATGACTGCGGAGATGCGCGCACTTGTGATTGACTGGGTGGTGCAAGTGCAT GAGTACCTGGGCCTGGCGGAGAGCACCCTCTACCTGGCCACCTATCTCATGAGCGCTTATATGCGAGTGGGCAAAGTGCGGGTCCCCCGGCTGCAGCTCCTGGGCATCGCCTGCCTCTTCTTGGCCTGCAAAGTGGAGGAGAGCACCCTTCCCACA CCTGCCCGCCTCTGCTTCATGATGGAGGATGCATTCACCCAGAAAGACCTCCTGCGCATGGAGCGCAAGATCTTGTCTCGCCTAAAGTTTGAGCTGCACTACACCAACCCCGCTCACTTGCTCTGTCTGCTGGCCCAGGTGGGCCACTGCACCTTGGAG CTCCAGAACCTGGCCATGTACTTCATGGAGCTGACTCTGCTGGAAGTGGACTGCCTGTGCTTTGAGCCAGCCCAGCTCTCCCTGGCTGCCCTTTGCCTGGCCCAGCGGGTCCTCCGGGAAGCAGGCTCCAGTGGCCTGGAGGCATCCCAGGAGGCCTCACCAAGGCTTCTCACCTACAG TGAGTCCGAGCTGGCAGCAGTGCACCCCTTCATGGCTAGGGCTGCACTGCGGGGAGCTGGCTCCACCCTGCGCGGCACCTTCCTGAAATACTCCAGGCCGCAGAAGCTTGGAGTCAGCACCAGTCCCTCCCTTGCCGCCTCCAACTACCTGCATTGCTGCCTGGGGAGCCCCAGCCCCTGA
- the TTC9B gene encoding tetratricopeptide repeat protein 9B: MHSALFPTVQRRAPALDARRPHGPLLPPPVRPGAMAEQRGCPEAGAGGGAGPGGGCRAQHASAELELEAKLQRAVEFKAEGHRCYKQKKLREAIGKYHRALLQLKGLQAAQELGGGPGAQAVVEKSLLGRAGCRHRLTAEQRALVESTEIECYDSLTACLLQSELVNYERVRDYCLKVLDREKSNFKARYRAGIAFYHLGDYDNALLYLREAKNCEPTDTNVLRYIQLTEIKISRCTQRDKEVCA; the protein is encoded by the exons ATGCACAGCGCGCTCTTCCCGACGGTGCAGCGGAGAGCTCCAGCCCTCGACGCCCGCCGGCCCCATGGcccgctgctgccgccgcctgtGAGGCCGGGCGCGATGGCGGAGCAGAGGGGCTGCCCGGAGGCCGGGGCGGGCGGCGGGGCCGGGCCCGGGGGCGGCTGCCGGGCCCAGCACGCCTCCGCCGAGCTGGAGCTGGAGGCCAAGCTGCAGCGGGCGGTGGAGTTCAAGGCGGAGGGCCACCGCTGCTACAAGCAGAAGAAGCTCCGCGAGGCCATCGGCAAGTACCACCGCGCCCTGCTGCAGCTGAAGGGCCTGCAGGCCGCCCAGGAGTTGGGGGGCGGCCCGGGGGCGCAGGCCGTGGTGGAGAAGAGTCTCCTGGGCAGGGCCGGCTGCCGGCATCGGCTCACCGCGGAGCAGCGGGCGCTGGTGGAGAGCACCGAGATCGAGTGCTACGACAGCCTGACAG CCTGCCTGCTACAGTCAGAGCTGGTGAACTATGAGCGGGTGCGGGACTATTGCCTGAAGGTGTTGGACCGGGAGAAGAGCAACTTCAAGGCCAGGTACCGGGCAGGCATCGCCTTCTACCACCTGGGGGACTACGACAACGCCCTGCTCTACTTGCGGGAGGCCAAGAACTGCGAGCCCACAG ACACCAACGTTCTGCGCTACATCCAGCTGACGGAGATTAAGATCAGCCGCTGCACCCAGCGGGACAAGGAAGTGTGTGCGTAG
- the MAP3K10 gene encoding mitogen-activated protein kinase kinase kinase 10, with product MQGRGQQSTGPMVDSSPREQACQESGGRAGLWNMCLPTPNPFWTAVFDYEAAAEEELTLRRGDLVEVLSKDSLVSGDEGWWTGKLQDKVGVFPSNYVTSHPKYSQLQGSLDGPHPLEISFQELQLDEIIGVGGFGKVYKGVWQGEEVAVKAARQDPDEDITVTAENVRQEARLFAMLHHPNIIALKAVCLSPPNLCLVMEYARGGALSRALAGRKVPPHTLVNWAVQIARGMNYLHNEAVVPIIHRDLKSINILILERIESDDLSGRTLKITDFGLAREWHKTTKMSAAGTYAWMAPEVIKLSLFSKSSDVWSFGVLLWELLTGEVPYREIDALAVAYGVAMNKLTLPIPSTCPEPFARLLEDCWRPDPHARPDFGCILRRLEVIEQSAMFQMPLESFHSLQQDWKAEIAGMFQDLRTKEKELRSREEELLRAAQEQKTQEAELRRREQELAEREIDIVERELSLIMTQMGQEKPRVKKRKGHFRRSRLKLRDGNRISLPSGFEHKITVQVSPTLDRRKGLGANGASPPGSPIVIPRLRAIRLTPMDGSQTWGRSTLAKKEELVGTKKKGRTWGPSSTVHKERLGGEERLKSLAEGSKQWSSSAPNLGKSPKHVPLAVGFASLTEMEEFAEQASSSPHSPYQPLSPLGVEGQAGLEGPKRDSTLAHRRSELVLLGCASILASIALGADLVELAGGGLSHGGTSGPSTSITLLSLSSLSDCNSTKSLLPSDSDEAPLYEAPHHPPDPESPPPTPHHNPLVDITVESFKKDPRQSLTPTHVSATQSLSRGHRRTPSDGAIRQSPQRALDCQGSPDAPPFPHLPDPPLARRKASEQRALPAGPVERPRTLTFAPRPRPAPGRHRLDPWKLVSFGRTQGGSSSPGEAAKGDVVFCQTLLDIDMEGQHRDCTVPLCGGQAPCCSLQAEGSH from the exons ATGCAAGGCCGTGGCCAGCAGAGCACAGGGCCTATGGTGGACAGCAGCCCAAGGGAACAGGCCTGCCAGGAGTCGGGGGGCAGGGCGGGGCTCTGGAACATGTGCCTGCCGACCCCCAACCCTTTCTGGACAGCTGTGTTTGACTATGAGGCTGCGGCCGAGGAGGAGCTTACGCTGCGCCGTGGGGACCTGGTGGAGGTGCTGTCCAAGGACTCACTGGTGTCTGGGGACGAGGGCTGGTGGACGGGCAAGCTCCAGGACAAAGTGGGTGTCTTCCCCAGCAACTACGTCACCAGCCACCCCAAGTACAGCCAGCTGCAAGGCTCCCTTGATGGCCCCCACCCACTGGAGATCTCCTTCCAGGAGCTGCAGTTGGATGAGATCATTGGCGTGGGAGGCTTTGGGAAGGTCTACAAGGGGGTatggcagggggaggaggtggcGGTGAAGGCCGCCCGCCAAGACCCTGACGAAGACATCACCGTGACAGCAGAGAATGTGCGCCAGGAGGCCCGCCTCTTCGCCATGTTGCACCATCCCAACATCATCGCCCTGAAGGCCGTTTGCCTCAGCCCTCCCAACCTGTGCCTGGTGATGGAGTATGCCCGTGGGGGGGCGCTTAGCCGGGCACTGGCAGGCAGGAAGGTCCCTCCCCACACGCTGGTCAACTGGGCTGTCCAGATTGCACGGGGCATGAACTACCTCCACAACGAGGCTGTTGTGCCCATCATCCACCGAGACCTCAAGTCCATCAACA tcctgATCCTGGAGCGCATTGAGAGTGATGACCTGAGTGGGCGAACGCTGAAGATCACCGACTTTGGCCTGGCACGCGAGTGGCACAAGACCACCAAGATGAGTGCAGCCGGAACCTACGCCTGGATGGCGCCTGAGGTCATCAAGCTCTCCCTCTTCTCCAAGAGCAGCGATGTCTGGAG CTTTGGGGTGCTCCTCTGGGAACTGCTGACAGGTGAGGTTCCATACCGGGAGATTGACGCCCTTGCGGTGGCCTACGGCGTGGCCATGAACAAGCTgactctgcccatcccctccaCCTGTCCGGAGCCCTTTGCCCGCCTGCTGGAGG ATTGCTGGAGGCCGGATCCACATGCCCGGCCTGACTTTGGCTGCATCCTGCGACGGTTGGAGGTGATCGAGCAGTCGGCCATGTTTCAGATGCCCCTGGAATCCTTCCACTCCTTGCAGCAGGACTGGAAGGCAGAGATTGCCGGCATGTTCCAGGACCTGCGCACCAAGGAGAAG GAGCTGCGGAGCcgggaggaggagctgctgcggGCAGCCCAGGAGCAGAAGACACAGGAGGCAGAGCTGCGCCGCAGGGAGCAGGAGCTGGCGGAGCGCGAGATCGACATTGTGGAGCGGGAGCTGAGCCTGATCATGACACAGATGGGCCAGGAGAAGCCCCGAGTCAAGAAGCGGAAGGGGCACTTCCGGCGCTCCCGCCTGAAGCTGCGTGACGGGAACCGGATCAGTCTCCCATCCG GATTTGAGCACAAGATCACTGTGCAGGTGTCACCCACCCTCGACCGGCGGAAAGGGCTAGGGGCCAATGGAGCCAGCCCCCCCGGGAGCCCCATTGTCATCCCACGCCTGCGCGCCATCCGAT TGACACCCATGGATGGAAGCCAGACTTGGGGCCGCAGCACCTTGGCGAAGAAGGAGGAGCTGGTGGGGACCAAGAAGAAAGGCCGGACGTGGGGGCCAAGCTCCACCGTCCACAAGGAGAGACTCGGTGGGGAAGAGAG GTTGAAGTCCCTGGCAGAGGGCAGCAAGCAGTGGTCTTCCAGTGCACCCAACCTGGGCAAGTCCCCCAAGCACGTGCCGCTGGCAGTGGGTTTTGCCAGCCTGACGGAGATGG AGGAGTTTGCTGAACAGGCGAGCAGCAGCCCGCACTCCCCCTACCAGCCCCTCTCGCCACTGGGAGTCGAAGGCCAGGCCGGTCTGGAGGGACCCAAGCGGGACTCAACCCTTGCCCACCGCCGCAGTGAGCTTGTCCTGCTGGGGTGTGCGTCCATCCTGGCATCCATTGCGCTTGGTGCTGACCTAGTGGAGCTGGCAGGTGGGGGGCTCAGCCACGGCGGCACATCTGGACCCTCCACCTCCATTACCCTCCTGTCACTCTCATCCCTCTCGGACTGCAACTCCACCAAGTCACTGCTGCCCTCAGACAGCGACGAAGCACCCCTGTATGAGGCCCCCCACCACCCCCCGGACCCAGAGAgccccccacccactccccaccacaACCCCCTGGTGGACATCACGGTTGAGAGCTTCAAGAAGGACCCTCGCCAGTCGCTCACCCCCACCCATGTCAGCGCCACGCAGTCGCTCAGCCGAGGACACCGGCGCACTCCGTCCGATGGTGCCATCCGCCAAAGCCCGCAGAGGGCTCTGGATTGCCAGG GCTCCCCAGATGCGCCACCCTTTCCACACCTGCCAGACCCACCCCTGGCTCGCCGCAAGGCATCGGAGCAGCGCGCCCTGCCTGCAGGGCCAGTGGAGCGTCCCCGGACACTGACCTTTGCCCCCCGTCCTCGCCCAGCCCCAGGCCGGCACCGCCTTGACCCCTGGAAACTGGTCTCCTTTGGACGGACACAGGGGGGCTCCTCCTCACCAGGGGAGGCTGCCAAGGGGGACGTAGTGTTCTGCCAGACCCTCCTGGACATTGACATGGAAGGGCAGCACCGGGACTGCACGGTGCCCTTGTGCGGAGGGCAGGCCCCTTGCTGCAGCCTGCAGGCAGAGGGCTCACACTGA